From the genome of Rhineura floridana isolate rRhiFlo1 chromosome 7, rRhiFlo1.hap2, whole genome shotgun sequence, one region includes:
- the CEP19 gene encoding centrosomal protein of 19 kDa produces MWYLLTEPTAGPRMSYVAKKCGIRLHPPSIILIYEDQLKNNIRKRIMPIRNFSKFSDCSRAAEQLKNNPRHKTYLEGVSMEQLQKLHSLLRCHLGGQSLTQSLEQIQQEETIDPEEDLNKLDDKELAKRKRIMDELFEKNRKKKDDPDFVYNVEVEFPQDEEPEACEWDAESDDEF; encoded by the exons ATGTGGTACCTTCTGACTGAGCCTACAGCAGGACCTAGGATGTCTTATGTTGCAAAGAAGTGTGGCATCCGATTACACCCTCCatctattattttaatctatgAAGATCAGCTCAAGAATAATATACGTAAGCGCATCATGCCTATCCGGAATTTCTCCAAGTTCTCAG ACTGCAGCAGGGCAGCAGAACAGCTCAAGAATAATCCTCGGCACAAGACTTATTTGGAAGGGGTCTCAATGGAACAGCTACAAAAGTTACACAGTTTGCTGAGATGTCACTTGGGGGGACAAAGTTTGACTCAGAGTCTGGAGCAAATTCAGCAGGAAGAAACAATTGACCCAGAGGAGGACTTGAACAAATTAGATGACAAGGAGTTAGCCAAAAGGAAAAGAATCATGGACGAGCTGTTTGAAAAGAACAGGAAAAAGAAAGATGACCCTGATTTTGTCTACAATGTTGAGGTAGAGTTCCCTCAAGATGAAGAGCCTGAAGCCTGTGAGTGGGATGCAGAATCGGATGATGAGTTTTGA